One Cucumis sativus cultivar 9930 chromosome 1, Cucumber_9930_V3, whole genome shotgun sequence DNA segment encodes these proteins:
- the LOC101214889 gene encoding glucan endo-1,3-beta-glucosidase 1: MADSKFSLFFLFLFVFLTVSEGKFPPLIKGVKVDKDDKQPFVGVNIGSDVSNLLSPSDLVSFLHFQKITHIRLYDTNPDILKALKGSKIRVVISVPNNQLLAIGYSNTTAAAWISRNVVAYYPQTLISGISVGDEVLTTIPSASPLLLPAIESLYNALVAANLHTQITISTPHAASIILDPFPPSQAFFNQSLVQFILPLLQFLSRTGSPLMMNFYPYYVFMQNKGVVPLDNALFKPLVPSKEMVDPNTLLHYTNVLDAMIDSAYFSMKNLNITDVVVLVTETGWPSKGDSKEPYATINNADNFNSNLIKHIIDRSGTPFHPEVTSSVYIYELFNEDLRSPPVSEANWGLFYGNSTPVYLLHVSGSGTFLANDTTNQTYCIAIDEFDVKTLQTALDWACGPGKANCTEIQPGEVCYQPNNVKNHASYAFDSYYQKEGKTSGSCDFKGLAMITTTDPSHGSCIFPGSKKMKNNTKETVNSTQIPEASGGAAQGLKLWINGEKSPYLFTCSFLILSVLIPLMAPW; this comes from the exons ATGGCAGATTCTaagttttctttgttttttctcttcctttttgtgTTTCTCACTGTTTCAGAAG GTAAATTTCCGCCATTGATTAAGGGGGTGAAGGTGGACAAAGATGATAAACAGCCATTTGTTGGGGTTAATATTGGGAGTGACGTTTCGAATCTTTTATCGCCTTCAGATTTAGTTTCCTTCTTGCATTTTCAGAAAATCACTCACATTCGGCTTTACGATACGAACCCTGATATTCTCAAAGCCCTAAAGGGTTCGAAAATTAGAGTTGTAATCAGTGTACCCAACAACCAACTTCTTGCAATTGGGTATTCGAATACTACCGCTGCCGCATGGATTTCCCGGAATGTGGTGGCGTACTACCCTCAGACACTAATTTCCGGCATTTCCGTCGGCGATGAGGTTTTAACCACCATCCCTTCTGCTTCTCCTTTGCTACTTCCTGCTATTGAATCCCTTTACAATGCCCTTGTTGCTGCAAATCTTCATACCCAAATCACCATTTCGACTCCACACGCAGCTTCGATTATTCTCGACCCATTTCCACCATCGCAGGCTTTCTTCAACCAGAGCTTGGTTCAGTTCATACTTCCTCTGCTTCAGTTCCTTTCAAGAACTGGGTCGCCTTTGATGATGAATTTTTACCcttattatgtttttatgcAAAACAAAGGGGTTGTTCCTCTTGATAATGCGCTCTTCAAACCCTTGGTTCCGTCTAAGGAAATGGTTGATCCCAATACTCTGCTTCACTACACCAATGTTCTCGACGCCATGATTGACTCTGCTTATTTCTCGATGAAGAATCTTAATATCACAGACGTGGTGGTTCTCGTTACTGAAACTGGGTGGCCTTCAAAGGGCGATTCGAAAGAGCCGTACGCCACAATCAACAACGCCGACAATTTCAATTCGAATCTAATCAAACATATTATCGACAGAAGTGGAACCCCATTTCACCCTGAAGTTACTTCGAGTGTGTATATCTATGAACTGTTCAATGAGGATTTACGGTCGCCGCCGGTGTCCGAGGCGAATTGGGGGCTGTTTTATGGAAACTCCACGCCGGTATATTTGCTTCATGTATCGGGAAGTGGAACGTTTTTGGCTAATGATACGACGAATCAAACTTATTGTATTGCAATAGATGAGTTCGATGTGAAGACATTGCAAACGGCTTTAGATTGGGCTTGTGGACCTGGCAAAGCTAATTGTACAGAGATTCAACCTGGCGAGGTTTGTTATCAGCCTAACAATGTGAAGAACCATGCTTCTTATGCATTTGATAGCTATTATCAGAAAGAAGGGAAAACTTCTGGATCTTGCGATTTCAAGGGTCTGGCTATGATCACCACCACTGACCCAa GTCATGGAAGCTGTATATTTCCTGGAAG taagaaaatgaaaaataatacaaaagagACAGTGAACTCAACACAAATCCCTGAAGCGAGTGGAGGGGCAGCTCAAGGATTGAAATTATGGATTAATGGAGAAAAGAGTCCATACCTTTTTACTTGCAGTTTTCTCATTCTTTCTGTTCTTATTCCTTTGATGGCTCCATGGTGA
- the LOC101215124 gene encoding probable beta-1,3-galactosyltransferase 2, with amino-acid sequence MWIVPMGNGVALKSTISEKMELKSESYDPKLAKPETSGVGGGEFSRSQLSIQTLANSILDLERKLAALTIGRESRDVVKENDAEQPSKRKYLVVVGINTAFTSRKRRDSVRATWMPQGDQRKKLEEEKGIVIRFVIGRSESPGSLLDKSIDAEEREHGDFLRLNHIEGYLELSAKTKNYFATAVSMWDAEFYVKVDDDIHVNLAELGTTLVGHRKKPRVYIGCMKSGPVLSKKGVKYHEPEYLRFGDEGNLYFRHATGQLYGISKDLATYISQNQDMLHKYANEDVSLGSWFIGLDVEQVDDRKLCCGTPPDCEKKALGGEVCVASFDWKCSGICNSVERMSEVHQKCAENETSLWSGSF; translated from the exons ATGTGGATAGTGCCTATGGGAAATGGTGTTGCACTGAAATCTACAATCTCagaaaaaatggaattaaaaTCAGAGTCTTACGATCCAAAGCTT GCGAAACCCGAAACATCTGGTGTAGGGGGAGGGGAGTTTTCAAGGTCCCAGTTGAGTATTCA GACGCTTGCTAACAGCATTTTAGATTTGGAGAGAAAGCTTGCAGCTTTGACGATTGGTCGTGAATCTCGCGATGTGGTGAAGGAAAACGATGCAGAGCAACCTTCCAAGAGAAAATATCTAGTGGTTGTAGGAATCAATACAGCTTTTACTAGCCGAAAACGAAGAGATTCGGTTCGTGCAACTTGGATGCCACAAG GTGACCAAAGAAAGAAGCTGGAGGAAGAGAAAGGCATAGTCATTCGTTTCGTTATTGGACGAAG TGAAAGTCCTGGCAGCTTACTCGACAAGTCGATCGATGCAGAGGAGCGTGAACATGGAGACTTCTTGAGATTG AATCATATTGAAGGTTATCTCGAATTATCGGCCAAGACGAAGAATTACTTTGCTACAGCTGTTTCTATGTGGGATGCCGAATTCTATGTCAAAGTTGACGATGACATCCATGTGAACTTAG CTGAATTAGGAACAACCCTAGTTGGACATCGTAAAAAGCCTCGGGTTTACATTGGTTGTATGAAGTCCGGACCCGTTCTCTCTAAGAA AGGAGTAAAGTACCACGAACCGGAGTATTTGAGATTCGGCGACGAGGGAAATTTGTATTTTCGTCACGCAACAGGACAGTTATATGGAATCTCAAAAGACTTAGCTACCTACATCTCGCAAAACCA AGACATGCTGCACAAGTATGCCAATGAAGATGTTTCATTAGGATCTTGGTTCATTGGTTTAGATGTGGAGCAAGTGGATGACAGGAAACTATGCTGCGGCACCCCACCTG ATTGTGAGAAAAAGGCTTTGGGAGGTGAAGTTTGTGTAGCTTCATTTGATTGGAAATGCAGTGGGATATGCAACTCAGTTGAAAGGATGAGTGAAGTCCATCAGAAATGTGCTGAAAATGAGACTTCTTTATGGAGTGGAAGCTTTTGa
- the LOC101210372 gene encoding uncharacterized protein LOC101210372, producing MHIKEYEELSLHMEDTFVKNVDRNDDGVGSSKRHKSSKSSMLRTIASSSSSSSSSSSSFSSLRSPHSVGFFLHHRTVESRRTFLSFSLSMSSWSCKKCTFLNPSSQKAACKICLSPSSPPPSSSSSSTTPKWSCKACTFLNSFTNSECELCGTRAPALSLSSFKDLIDVSEDENADSSVGSVFFPLQPSKKRKMDDPVPLESHGEYAELSTFRGTKASMNAVAEMGDSSSRACLKTVKIMTYNVWFREDLELRNRMRALGQLIQRHSPDVICFQEVTPDIYDIFQITNWWKVYRCSVIKDSHSSGYFCMLLSKLPVKSFSCQPFPNSIMGRELCIGNLEVQKGISLTVATSHLESPCPAPPTWNQMFSKERVVQAKQSVGFLKETPNVIFGGDMNWDDKLDGRFPFPDGWIDAWEELRPGENGWTYDTKSNKMLSGNRTLQKRLDRFICKLQDFKVNSIEMIGTDSIPGLSYTKEKKVGKDRKTLELPVLPSDHYGLLLTISSL from the exons ATGCATATAAAAGAGTATGAAGAGCTAAGTTTGCACATGGAAG atACATTTGTGAAA AATGTTGATAGAAACGACGACGGAGTGGGGAGCTCGAAGCGGCATAAGTCGAGCAAATCCTCAATGCTTCGAACAATAgcgtcgtcgtcgtcgtcatcatcatcatcatcatcttctttttcttctttacgATCTCCCCACTCAGTCGGcttctttcttcatcatcGCACTGTTGAAAGTCGTCGAACATTTCTCAGTTTCTCTCTTTCAATGTCTAGTTGGTCCTGCAAAAAATGCACCTTCTTAAACCCATCTTCTCAAAAGGCAGCCTGCAAAATCTGTCTATCGCCTTCGTCTCCACCCccatcttcctcttcttcttccacaaCCCCTAAATGGTCCTGCAAGGCCTGCACTTTTCTCAACTCATTTACGAACTCCGAGTGCGAACTCTGTGGCACTAGGGCTCCGGCCCTGTCGCTTTCGAGTTTCAAGGATTTGATTGATGTCAGTGAAGATGAGAATGCCGATTCTTCCGTCGGGTCTGTGTTCTTTCCCTTGCAGCCCtccaagaaaaggaaaatggacGATCCTGTTCCTTTGGAGAGTCATGGCGAATACGCAGAATTGAGCACATTTCGGGGCACTAAGGCGTCGATGAACGCTGTTGCGGAAAtgg GGGATTCTAGTTCTAGGGCATGCCTGAAAACGGTTAAGATTATGACTTACAATGTCTGGTTTCGAGAAGATTTGGAGTTGCGTAATAGAATGAGAGCTCTTGGACAACTTATCCAACGGCATTCACCAGATGTTATTTGTTTTCAG GAAGTTACCCCAGATATATATGACATCTTCCAAATTACTAACTGGTGGAAAGTTTATCGTTGTTCGGTCATCAAGGATTCTCATTCGAGCGGATACTTTTGTATGCTG TTGAGCAAACTGCCTGTGAAATCCTTCAGTTGTCAACCATTTCCCAATTCTATAATGGGGAGAGAACTTTGTATTGGCAATCTTGAAGTTCAAAAAGGCATTTCACTTACAGTTGCTACAAGCCATCTGGAGAGTCCTTGCCCTGCACCTCCAACGTGGAATCAAATGTTCAGCAAAGAGCGTGTCGTTCAAGCCAAACAATCCGTCGGCTTTCTTAAGGAAACTCCTAATGTCATTTTCGGTGGTGACATGAACTGGGACGATAAGTTAGATGGTCGGTTTCCTTTTCCTGATGGCTGGATTGATGCTTGGGAAGAATTAAGGCCTGGCGAAAATGGTTGGACATATGATACCAAATCGAACAAGATGTTATCTGGGAACCGAACATTGCAAAAGCGTTTGGATCggtttatttgtaaattacaaGATTTCAAGGTGAATTCCATTGAAATGATTGGAACTGATTCAATACCTGGTTTATCATACACCAAGGAGAAGAAAGTGGGAAAAGATAGGAAGACACTGGAGCTGCCTGTTTTGCCCAGTGATCATTATGGCTTGTTATTGACAATTAGCAGCCTATGA
- the LOC101208118 gene encoding uncharacterized protein LOC101208118 produces MANWSSALRKNYGFSDDLEEEDVWNSVEGKEDSSNFISRKSSDYYYSSSSSSSSSLSSSSSTWRLPTAPKMIPKSISTRAHETQMANNRSSAPVDIPDWSKIYGKMGSSSTGDKDDVRDQEDGEDEDMVPPHEWIAQKLARSRISSFSVCEGVGRTLKGRDLSKVRNAILTKTGFLE; encoded by the coding sequence ATGGCGAATTGGAGCAGTGCTTTGAGAAAAAACTATGGATTCAGTGAtgatttggaagaagaagatgtatGGAATTCTGTTGAAGGTAAAGAagattcttcaaatttcatcaGTAGAAAGTCTAGTGACTATTATTactcctcctcttcttcttcttcttcgtccttatcttcttcttcttccacttgGCGTCTCCCAACTGCTCCAAAAATGATCCCGAAATCCATTTCAACAAGAGCACATGAAACCCAGATGGCGAATAATCGATCCTCTGCTCCGGTGGACATTCCCGATTGGTCCAAAATTTACGGAAAAATGGGTTCGTCATCCACCGGGGATAAAGATGACGTTAGAGATCAAGAAGACGGTGAAGATGAGGATATGGTGCCTCCTCATGAATGGATTGCTCAGAAATTAGCAAGAAGCAGAATTTCGTCATTCTCTGTTTGTGAAGGGGTTGGAAGAACTCTCAAAGGAAGAGATTTAAGTAAAGTTCGAAACGCCATTTTAACAAAGACGGGTTTTTTAGAGTGA
- the LOC101215608 gene encoding lactoylglutathione lyase GLX1, with the protein MTELNKHVAPDGDEQLLEWPGKDNRRFVRAVYRVGDLDRTIKFYTECLEMKLLRKYEVPNEKHTKALMGFGPEESSFILELTHEHGVTSYDIGTGFGHFAIATQDVYKMVENVRAKGGENMIIREPFELKGSPNFLLAYVKDPNGYIFELIQRVQTQPLCHLMLRVADLQRSIDFYQKAMGMRVLTQVESVEQKYAIALMGYADELETTALELNYNHGVTQHSKGNGYSQVVIGTDDVYKSAEIVNLITKELGGEITQPPSLDSQINSKITSFLDPDGWKIVLVDNEDYLKGMQ; encoded by the exons ATGACAGAGCTGAATAAACATGTGGCTCCTGATGGGGATGAACAATTGTTGGAATGGCCCGGGAAAGATAATCGGCGCTTTGTTCGTGCAGTTTATCGTGTCGGTGATCTCGATCGTACCATCAA ATTCTACACTGAATGCTTAGAAATGAAACTCCTAAGAAAATATGAAGTCCCAAATGAGAAACACACCAAAGCATTGATGGGGTTTGGCCCTGAGGAATCTTCGTTCATACTTGAGTTGACTCACG AACATGGGGTAACCTCATATGACATTGGCACTGGATTTGGACATTTTGCCATTGCTACTCAAGAT GTCTacaaaatggttgaaaatgtAAGGGCCAAGGGTGGTGAGAATATGATCATTAGAGAACCTTTTGAGCTGAAAGGCAGCCCTAATTTTTTGCTGGCCTACGTGAAAGATCCTAATGGTTATATCTTTGAGCTCATTCAAAGAGTCCAAACTCAGCCACTCTGTCATTTAATGCTTCGTGTTGCTGATTTACAACGCTCTATTGACTTCTACCAAAAG GCAATGGGAATGAGGGTACTTACCCAGGTTGAGAGTGTTGAACAGAAG TACGCCATAGCCCTAATGGGATATGCAGATGAGTTAGAGACAACTGCTCTGGAGTTGAATTACAATCATGGTGTTACACAACATTCCAAGGGAAATGGATATTCCCAg GTTGTTATTGGCACCGATGATGTATACAAGAGTGCTGAGATTGTTAATCTCATTACTAAAGAACTTGGTGGAGAGATAACACAACCACCCAGTTTGGATAGCCAAATCAACTCCAAGATTACCAGTTTTCTTGATCCTGATGGCTGGAAAATT GTTCTTGTTGACAATGAAGATTATCTGAAGGGAATGCAGTGA
- the LOC101211864 gene encoding 5'-adenylylsulfate reductase 1, chloroplastic: protein MALSLSSSSSSHFHHFAASSDPNVPPIGSLQLLHPPHVLSSGVNYSRIRGCSVVKPMNAQSKRNDSLVPFVANTLAPEVAERTEIVDYDGLAKDLENASPLEIMDQALGKFGDDIAIAFSGAEDVALIEYARLTGRPFRVFSLDTGRLNSETYQFFDAVEKQYGIHIEYMFPDAVEVQGLVRNKGLFSFYDDGHQECCRVRKVRPLRRALKGLRAWITGQRKDQSPGTRSEVPVVQVDPVFEGLDGGIGSLIKWNPVANVHGKDVWNFLRTMNVPVNSLHSQGYVSIGCEPCTRPVLPGQHEREGRWWWEDSKAKECGLHKGNLKQGDVPQLNGNGNETPSVNDIFISQNLVNLNRTGMENLTRLDNRKEPWLVVLYAPWCQFCQAMEGSYVELADKLAGSGVKVGKFRADGEQKQFAKQELELGSFPTILLFPKHSSKAIKYPSEKRDVESLTAFVNALR, encoded by the exons ATGGcgctttctctttcttcttcttcttcttctcattttcaccATTTTGCCGCTTCCTCTGACCCTAATG TTCCACCAATTGGTTCTCTTCAGCTGCTGCATCCGCCGCATGTTTTATCTTCTGGAGTGAATTATTCACGAATTAGAGGATGCTCGGTGGTGAAGCCTATGAATGCGCAATCCAAACGGAATGATTCGCTTGTGCCGTTCGTGGCCAATACTCTTGCTCCTG AGGTGGCAGAGAGAACGGAGATTGTGGACTATGATGGATTAGCCAAAGACCTTGAAAATGCTTCCCCTCTGGAAATAATGGACCAAGCTCTTGGGAAATTTGGTGACGATATTGCGATTGCTTTCAG TGGTGCGGAAGATGTTGCATTGATTGAATATGCTCGTTTGACTGGTCGACCATTTAGAGTATTTAGTCTGGACACAGGGAGGTTGAATTCAGAAACATACCAATTCTTTGATGCAGTGGAGAAACAGTATGGCATTCATATAGAGTACATGTTCCCTGATGCTGTTGAAGTTCAGGGTTTAGTAAGGAACAAAGGGCTGTTTTCATTCTACGATGATGGCCACCAGGAGTGCTGCCGAGTAAGGAAAGTGAGGCCATTGAGGAGGGCTTTAAAGGGACTAAGAGCTTGGATCACTGGACAAAGAAAAGACCAATCTCCCGGAACTAGATCAGAAGTTCCTGTTGTCCAAGTTGATCCTGTTTTTGAAGGGTTGGATGGTGGCATTGGGAGCCTGATTAAGTGGAACCCTGTCGCCAACGTCCATGGTAAAGACGTATGGAACTTCTTGCGGACCATGAATGTGCCTGTAAACTCTTTGCATTCTCAAGGATATGTCTCAATTGGATGTGAGCCTTGTACAAGGCCTGTTCTTCCAGGGCAAcatgaaagagaaggaagatggTGGTGGGAGGATTCCAAGGCCAAGGAATGCGGTCTTCACAAAGGAAACCTTAAACAGGGAGATGTCCCCCAGCTGAATGGCAATGGAAATGAAACTCCCTCAGTTAATGACATATTCATCTCCCAAAATTTGGTGAACCTGAACAGAACAGGAATGGAAAACTTGACAAGGCTGGATAACAGGAAAGAACCTTGGCTTGTTGTTCTTTACGCACCTTGGTGCCAATTCTGTCAG GCTATGGAAGGGTCATATGTTGAATTGGCTGACAAGTTAGCAGGAAGTGGAGTGAAAGTTGGTAAGTTCAGAGCTGACGGTGAGCAGAAGCAATTCGCCAAACAAGAGCTGGAGTTAGGGTCATTCCCCACAATACTCCTCTTCCCCAAACATTCATCTAAAGCAATCAAATACCCATCTGAGAAGAGGGATGTTGAGTCGTTGACGGCTTTTGTGAATGCCCTACGTTGA
- the LOC101215846 gene encoding autophagy-related protein 8C: MAKSSFKLEHPLERRQAEAARIREKYPDRIPVIVEKAERSDIPDIDKKKYLVPADLTVGQFVYVVRKRIKLSSEKAIFIFIKNTLPPTAALMSSIYEENKDEDGFLYMTYSGENTFGF; encoded by the exons ATGGCGAAAAGCTCCTTCAAGCTCGAACATCCcttag AAAGGAGACAAGCTGAAGCTGCTCGCATCAGGGAGAAATACCCAGATAGAATTCCC GTGATTGTGGAGAAAGCTGAAAGAAGTGACATTCCTGACATAGATAAGAAGAA GTACCTTGTCCCTGCTGATCTGACTGTTGGGCAGTTTGTCTATGTTGTCCGGAAAAGAATTAAGCTTAGTTCCGAGAAGGctattttcatctttataaAAAACACACTACCTCCAACTG CTGCTTTGATGTCATCAATCTATGAAGAAAACAAGGATGAAGATGGTTTTCTTTACATGACTTACAGTGGAGAGAACACGTTTGGGTTCTGA